The genomic DNA AAAGTATTTTAAAGACAGTGCAGTTTTAAATAAAGTGGAGATAATAAAATGGAAATTTTCAATATTTGCCTAGCACACGGCTGGGCGATTGAGAGCGTTAAAAATGGCAACTTTGGAGAAAATGCAAAATATGATCTTTTTGCTCAGTTCGATGTGTTTTACGGTCAGATTGCATGGATTTATGACATCTGCACACCAAGCGATGAGACAATAAAAGAGTGTGAAAAGATAGCTATTTTTAAGCAAATGTGCGAGTTTAATGTGTATATCTCTGATGATAATGATGAGGGCTGGACCAAAAAAGTTAACTTCACAGGTACTTTTATAGACGCTTTAGAATATATCAAAGCAAATTTCGGCAAGTAAAATTTATAAGTTTATTTAGACTAAATATTAGGGGCGAAATATGACTATAATAGAAGCATTTAGCAAAACAAAAACATTGCAAAATCAAAATCGCAACGCAGTAGTTAAAATAGTGAAAAAAAATTATAGTGGGTATGATGTTCAAATAGAGCCAGTAGAGCTTACTGTTATTAAAAACTCTTTAGAAATGATATCTCAAAATGCAAATAGCTTTATGGCGAATGTGAATGCAAAATATGGAAAATAATAGTGCGATTAATCTGAATTATATCGCATTTAGCTTAAACTAAATATATAAATGTTTTTAGAAATTTATATATTTTTAACTAGTTTTTAAAAGCTTTTCAATTTACGCAATACTTCCAAACTAAAGGCGTCAAACGCTCGTTTAGAGCCTTTGATTATTGCTATAATTTCAAAGCCTTCTTAACGTCATTTAAAATCTTATCCCTTATATCTTTTGCAAGGTCTTCTTTAGCCCTTGCAAGCCCCGAGCTACTTATATAATTATTTAAACCATCTTCTAGGTAAGGCTGAGCCTTAGTGCCTGGATGATTTACTTGCTTACCAAAACACAACCCCGCTTTTTTATTTGCCAAAGCTTTTGCTTTTTTAACTCTGATAATATGCGGCTTTGTTCCAAAATGTACGAATTTAGCGTAAGGCGCAAGTTTAGAATTCCCGATAGTTACGCTTGTTTGATCTGCTTTAAATACTTGTATATCTTTTTTTAAATTACCTGTTTTAAACGGCGCTATAGCCTTGCTATCATTTACAACCTCTGCACCTACTTTAAACATAAAGTTTTTAAAAATCTTATTCATATTATTATCGCTCCGCCGCTTTTTTTAGCCTTAACCACGCTAACATGAGATAAAGCCAAAGCTAAAGCCCAAAACCTATCTGCGTGGCCGTATTCGTTGCGTTTGGCGTCATATTTAAAGCTTTTAGCCCCAATTGTCCGCTTGATGGCGTGAATGTCAGCTATAAGAAGCGGATCGTTTGGAATGCTTATAAGTTTATCTTCAAATGCCTTTTTAAGATTTAGTGCCATCTCTTCTTTGCGAGTGTTTGAAAACCACACACCAGTCACTCTACTTTTAAATTTATCGTGGATATTTTCAGCTAAATTTAGACCAATACCAGTTTTATCAATCCTTAAAACACTCATTGGGTAGGTTCTTAGAAATGCGCTTAAATGCTCTTTTTGCTCGTCAAATTTAGCTTTAGCTAGTACGTCCATGATTGCTGTTTTATAAACACCATTTTCCAAAATAACTCCAGCTAATGTAGACCTATCACTTACTCTACCTATGTCATATCCTGCATAAATCGTCTCATTGCTTTTTGGCGTATAGTAGTGAGACTTGTCATCTACGCAAGACTTGATAAGAGCGATTGAAAGCAAACTACTCTCATCATCGACAAACTGACACTCATAAGCACTAGCCCAAGTATCAGCGTCAAAGAGATTTCGCATAGTCTCAAGGTCAAAATCAAGCCCATCTTGGGTTGCTCTATAAATGCTAACGCAAAAGCGTTTAAACATATAGTATTTACTCTCATCACTATAAAGCTCATGAAATAAACTTCGCTCTTCAAACGGCGTTGAAAGTATCGTTAAACGACCTTTAATAGCTCCGATACTAGGCACAAATGCATGCCAAATCTTTTTAGGATTTGGATACCAAGCAAACTCATCCATCCAAATATCGCCAGTAAATCCTTGCACGGTTCTAAAGTTGTGAGCAAGAGCTTTAATGATAGCGCCATTTGGCAAGGTTATTTCATACTCGCTATCTTTGGCA from Campylobacter fetus subsp. fetus includes the following:
- a CDS encoding terminase large subunit domain-containing protein yields the protein MTYTKEFKEECVNLLKSGVSALALTRQTGVSRPTLAKWQKDYEKENFSIENAIKFTKQKIEELSKKASPTSDDVVMLSELISALAKLENGVKKVKSIKDNPRPIISMNSPTALELKKRILEKGNLYAYQKEFLQSDDSFRIVLKSRQIGFSYVSSADALIGAVAGRNQLFLSASEEQALILMRYLRKWASEFGVEFAKDSEYEITLPNGAIIKALAHNFRTVQGFTGDIWMDEFAWYPNPKKIWHAFVPSIGAIKGRLTILSTPFEERSLFHELYSDESKYYMFKRFCVSIYRATQDGLDFDLETMRNLFDADTWASAYECQFVDDESSLLSIALIKSCVDDKSHYYTPKSNETIYAGYDIGRVSDRSTLAGVILENGVYKTAIMDVLAKAKFDEQKEHLSAFLRTYPMSVLRIDKTGIGLNLAENIHDKFKSRVTGVWFSNTRKEEMALNLKKAFEDKLISIPNDPLLIADIHAIKRTIGAKSFKYDAKRNEYGHADRFWALALALSHVSVVKAKKSGGAIII
- a CDS encoding HK97-gp10 family putative phage morphogenesis protein; amino-acid sequence: MNKIFKNFMFKVGAEVVNDSKAIAPFKTGNLKKDIQVFKADQTSVTIGNSKLAPYAKFVHFGTKPHIIRVKKAKALANKKAGLCFGKQVNHPGTKAQPYLEDGLNNYISSSGLARAKEDLAKDIRDKILNDVKKALKL